The genomic window GAATACCGGAACCGGCATTTCAGGTGGAGGAAAAGAGTATTACGATCCTGCTTTTCCCACAGATGGTATCTTTTATTTTGACAGCAGTACACGCTTTGCAGATATCACCGATGGGACAACCAATACGATGATTATGGCAGAAGCACTGCGTGGTCCCGGCAGTGACCTGTCTGCGACTCCTTTATCGGGACTGCAGAAACCATATCGTGTCGCCGCCAATCTGAGTTCGGGGCGATCTCGAAATGGTACTGCCCCGGGGGGAGTTTCTCCTATGTTCAGTGAATCCGACATTCAGTCTGCTACGAGCTGGAGGGGAGATCGAGGGTTTCCCTGGATCTGGGGTCAGGCGAGCGCAACGCTGTTCAACACATATTTGGGGCCCAACGCACATCTACCCGATGCATTTGCACACAGTCGAGGCTGGTTCGCAGCGCGCAGCCTGCATCCTGGCGGCGTGAATATCGGTCTCGCGGATGGATCGGTCCGCTTTGTCAGTGAAAATATCAACCTTGACCTCTGGCGCGGTCTGTCCACGCGCGGGGGAGGAGAGGTTCTTGGCAATTTTTAATTCAGTCATCCGGGCGAGGTTTTAAAATGAATCACAACAAAAACAGAAGATCAAAACATAGATATAGGCTGACTTTCATCTCGATGGGAATTGTCATCAGCATGTTGATTGTCTGTTATTGAAATCACGGCAGTTTGGTATTGTTCGATCCAGATCGTACGTGACTCAGTCATGCTTCACTGGTATTGGGATGTATTTGATCTTCGGTAACAAGGAACGGCGTGCCACGATCATTTAGTGATTTTTATCCTGGAGAGTACGGTCCAGCCATCGACCACCGGTAGATCGTTGGCAAATCTGACCGCAGGACGGTTCTGCCACGGGTCCCGGATACCAAGCGCCATTCGATATTCTCCGGGCTGTACGTCGAAGGAAACGTTCGCCGACTCCGAGAACTCACCCGGTTGCCAACCTCTCACGTCCCAATTCGTTTTCTTACTCATGATGATCTCACCTGACGAATCAAGCAGAGCCAACTCGACCGCCCAGGGATAGTAGAAGGGCGCGACCCCGTTGTTTTGCCCTTTGAGAGAAATCTTGATGGCGCTGTTGGCTTCAGCCACTCTCGTATGACTTAATTCAGTCAGTTGGAACTCGTATCCCATCTTTCGTATGAGCGCCTGACTGCGCTCCAGGAATTCTTCACTGTCTGATCGTTCCAATGCCGGGCAGTACGGCC from Gimesia sp. includes these protein-coding regions:
- a CDS encoding DUF1559 domain-containing protein, with the translated sequence MKNSPTYGNVTVRGFTLIELLVVIAIIAILIALLLPAVQQAREAARRAQCKNNLKQLVLAMHNYESAYTRLPSGGNGGGSTMASSDAFSVHARLLPFVEQANAQNELDFNLPVLNGSPPAFHNPASKILISFFMCPSDSAPQTAEVMFGSMSFGTGLAGTNYVGNTGTGISGGGKEYYDPAFPTDGIFYFDSSTRFADITDGTTNTMIMAEALRGPGSDLSATPLSGLQKPYRVAANLSSGRSRNGTAPGGVSPMFSESDIQSATSWRGDRGFPWIWGQASATLFNTYLGPNAHLPDAFAHSRGWFAARSLHPGGVNIGLADGSVRFVSENINLDLWRGLSTRGGGEVLGNF